The Syntrophorhabdaceae bacterium genome includes the window GGTCCGTTGGGCAGGGTCAGCGTAAATCTCATACGTTACATCCTTTACCCGCCTCTTCATATCTTGAGCGGACTTGTATCCAAACAGTGCAGCGAAGGCAGGGTTAGCACTTAAGATATCGCCCTCAACGGTCGTCTGAAAAATGCCCTCTCTTGCCTTCTCAAAAATATGGCGGTATTTTTCCTCTGAGGCCATGAGCGCCGCCTCTGCCTTTTTACGTTCCGTTATATCGGTGAATGATGCAATATTCTTCCTGGTGCCGGGGATACGTGCGATATTAATAAAGACGTCTCTCGCCTTTCCATACCTGTCAACGATCTTCAACTCATAGCTTCCCGGGGCCTTGTCCGGATCGAGTGCGCGTATTTGCTGATATTCCTGGATCCTTTGCAAGTCGTTCTTGGCTGCAAATTCGATGGCCTTTCTTTTGCCTTCCAGGGCCTCGGGCGGGTACCCGACGAATCTGATCGATTCTCTGTTTGACAGGGATATGGTGGTATCCTCTTCCATGATTATCATAGCAGTTCCGGTATTCTGGAAGATTGTCCGGTAATAGATTTCGGAATGCTTCAGCGCCTCCTCAGTCTTCTTATGTTCGTTGATTTCGAGTTGCAGTCGCTCGTTCGCTCCGGACAGCTCTTTGGTACGGGTCTTCACAAGTTCCTCAAGATTGTCCCGATAGAGCTTCAATTCCTCCTCGATCTTCTTGCGGTCATTGATGTCGCGGGAAAGCACGAGGATGCCCATCAAGGTGCCGTCGTATATCAGGGGTGTGGCATTGATCTCGGTCCATCTGGGACCCGACGCCGTGTTATAGTAAAGTTCGAAGGCCGGTACCGCCTCCCCTCGCACTACTGCATTGAGGCCCTCTTGCACCGCCCGTCTGTCCTGTTTTTGCACCATGTCAAGACAGCTTCTCCCCATGAACCATTCTCTCGGATAACCGGCCCGCTCGAGCAGCACGTGGTTTACAAACATGAAACGACCTTCGGTATCCAGGACAAAGAGGCTGTCGTACATGTTCTCTATAACCAGTCTGTAGAGAATACTGTTCTTTTGCAGGATATCCTCCATCTGCAGGCGGTCTTTGGACTGAGCGCTCGCAATCTTCTGTGCAGGGGTTATTTTTCGGGGGCGAGCCTTACGTTGCGGCGGGGTCTTTTGCTTTTTGCGCGTGCGTTCCATGGGGGCGTCCTGAATCCTTCTAATGCTATCAAAGAGCCCCTGCAGGTGTCAACAGCAAAGAAAGCGGTCGGGCTTAGTCCTTGTGGGGGGTATGCCCAATATGATATGTTCTATCGTAGCATCTTATGAGCTATCCGTGGGGGCCACAAATTGTTGAACGGGAACACGGAAGATCCTCTTGAAATATCGATTCACGGCGTTCGATCGCTTCTTAAGGAGAAGACGGCCGGCGTGCATCTTGTTGACATTCGGGAGCATGAAGAGCTTGCTGTCGGCTTCATTGACACATCTGTATCCATCCCGAACAGCGCGTTACGAGAAACCGTGCAACACGTTTTGCCCGATAAGAATGCGCCTCTCATACTGTATTGCGCCTCCGGGGCACGTTCCCTTCGCGCCGCCACAGCGCTGAAAGGGATGGGCTATCAAGATGTGCGGTCCATGGCCGGAGGATTCAACGCCTGGGTTGAAGCGGGCTTCGATATCAAAACAAAGGGCGTGATGACAACCGATCAGATCAAGCGCTATAGCCGACAACTCTTAATGCCTGAAATCGGCGAACAGGGCCAGTTAAGGTTGCTCCGCTCACGGGTGCTCGTGGTGGGCGCCGGCGGATTGGGGAGCCCCGTCGCTTTCTATCTCGCCGCCGCGGGGGTAGGAACCCTGGGAATCGTCGACTTTGACAGGGTCGATCTTTCCAATCTGCACAGGCAGATACTTTACGACACGAAGGATGTGGGACAACCGAAGACCGCGTCAGCCAGACGGACGATCCACCGGATAAACCCCGATATATCGGTCATCGCCTATCAGGAACGGTTCACAGCGGATCGAGCTTTGGAAATTATCGCCCCCTACGATATCGTTGTGGACGGATCGGATAATTTTGGCACCAAGTTTCTCGCCAACGACGCGGCCTTCTTTGCGGGAAAACCATTCGTCTTCGGAGGCGCTATAAGATTTGAAGGACAGGCGAGCGTCTTTTTCCCAAAGGCAGGCGGACCGTGCCTGCGCTGTATGATGCCTGAGATTCCGGCGCCGGAGACTGCGCCGTCATGAAGCGAAGTGGGCGTGCTCGGGGTCGTTCCCGGGCAGATCGGCCTGGTTCAGGCCGCTGAAGTCATCAAGCTGATCTTGAAAAAAGGCAGATCTCTCACCGGTCGTTTCCTGATCTACGATTTAATGGAGGCTGATTTCAGGACTTTTACGGTGGAAAGAAACCCGGTCTGTCCTCTCTGTGGGGGTAAGCCAACGATCAGAGACCTGACAGGCGACTACCAGGGCGTGTGCAGCGATTAATAGAGTTCAACGGCCAACATCCTCTTTACCCGTCATCTCCTCTACGTCTATCCTGACAACCGCCGTGAGATCGAGCTTCTCATCGGGGATTTTCCCGTAGCCGCCCTCGGGCTGGTATTTCTCCATAAGGCCTTTAAGCGCACGGATCTTTTCCTGCCTGTCTTCCAGGATAAAAGCCCTCCCTTTCATGATGACGCTGCGATATCGGTACGCGGCCTTGCAGGGGCTACCGCTCGTCTTTACATACGAGATAGGAAAGTCCACCTCGAAGCAAACCCGGTTATCTTGCTTGATGTCTTCTATCTTCTCTCCTTCTTGCGCGGAGTGTATGTAGATCTTCCCTTCGTCATAAAGGAAATTGAGGGGCTTTATCACGGGATAGCCGTCGTGTCGGTTCGTGGCGAGTCGTCCCACATAGGCCTCTGACAGTAGCCTGATTAATATGTTCTTGTCTTTGATCTCCTTTCTTGCCACTCGCATCAGTTCCCTCCCTCTGTCTCAATTCAGTTTCCGGAAGATCGTATCTTAGCCGATCAGCCGGCGTCTCGTCCGCAAGAACAGGCGCTTATGATTTTAAGAAACGTCCGGCACGTGCCCGGGATATTATCCGACATGGTAACGGCTGTGACCACAGCCACGCCATGGGCGCCTGCTTCAATAACGCTACGGCAATTGCCAAGGTTGATGCCCCCGATTCCGATGACAGGCAGGTTGACGCTCCGCCTGATCTCTGCCACACCGATAAGCCCCGGAAGGTATCCCAGATCATCCTTGGTTGCCGTGGGAAAAACG containing:
- a CDS encoding pyridoxamine 5'-phosphate oxidase family protein, with protein sequence MRVARKEIKDKNILIRLLSEAYVGRLATNRHDGYPVIKPLNFLYDEGKIYIHSAQEGEKIEDIKQDNRVCFEVDFPISYVKTSGSPCKAAYRYRSVIMKGRAFILEDRQEKIRALKGLMEKYQPEGGYGKIPDEKLDLTAVVRIDVEEMTGKEDVGR
- the moeB gene encoding molybdopterin-synthase adenylyltransferase MoeB, producing the protein MHLVDIREHEELAVGFIDTSVSIPNSALRETVQHVLPDKNAPLILYCASGARSLRAATALKGMGYQDVRSMAGGFNAWVEAGFDIKTKGVMTTDQIKRYSRQLLMPEIGEQGQLRLLRSRVLVVGAGGLGSPVAFYLAAAGVGTLGIVDFDRVDLSNLHRQILYDTKDVGQPKTASARRTIHRINPDISVIAYQERFTADRALEIIAPYDIVVDGSDNFGTKFLANDAAFFAGKPFVFGGAIRFEGQASVFFPKAGGPCLRCMMPEIPAPETAPSUSEVGVLGVVPGQIGLVQAAEVIKLILKKGRSLTGRFLIYDLMEADFRTFTVERNPVCPLCGGKPTIRDLTGDYQGVCSD
- a CDS encoding PAS domain S-box protein, encoding MERTRKKQKTPPQRKARPRKITPAQKIASAQSKDRLQMEDILQKNSILYRLVIENMYDSLFVLDTEGRFMFVNHVLLERAGYPREWFMGRSCLDMVQKQDRRAVQEGLNAVVRGEAVPAFELYYNTASGPRWTEINATPLIYDGTLMGILVLSRDINDRKKIEEELKLYRDNLEELVKTRTKELSGANERLQLEINEHKKTEEALKHSEIYYRTIFQNTGTAMIIMEEDTTISLSNRESIRFVGYPPEALEGKRKAIEFAAKNDLQRIQEYQQIRALDPDKAPGSYELKIVDRYGKARDVFINIARIPGTRKNIASFTDITERKKAEAALMASEEKYRHIFEKAREGIFQTTVEGDILSANPAFAALFGYKSAQDMKRRVKDVTYEIYADPAQRTELVGRLAKFGQVHDFELHCRNRDGNTMWVSMNARMVRSSDGKDLFYEGTVVDITERKKMQEEIENKSRSLEETNAALRVLLQHREKDNSELEGKIFHNIKELVLPYVDRLKAGRPQDRAIVDIIESNLNNILSPFIRSMASRYENFTPKEIQIADLMKKGKTTKEISQILNLSPRTIDIHRYNIRRKLNIANKKINLQSYLLSLS